The Methylomagnum ishizawai genome has a window encoding:
- a CDS encoding sensor domain-containing diguanylate cyclase: MIGRDGDRIPVCVGAALFGHPPDQGVGFVLDMRERKRMEARLRLAARAIEDSGKAIVITDAENRVVFANRAFTEITGYAPHEVLGKSQHLFSPKTEHSLRETGRWEGEIVGRRKSGAAYPKWLSISAVKDEHGRVGHYVAIFSDITERKAMESKILHQARHDALTGLPNRLLLEEGLGCGMAEAERRHLGLAVLFLDLDGFKAVNDSFGHRVGDLLLRAVAERLRRGVRHDHDLVGRLGGDEFVVILNGIHHVREALAVAEELVDAIATPYDIEGRTLRIGTSIGISAYPQDGRSPAELLGHADSAMYQAKKQGRNTYRCYSPGPRVLN, from the coding sequence TTGATCGGGCGGGATGGCGATAGGATTCCGGTCTGTGTCGGCGCGGCCCTGTTCGGCCATCCCCCCGACCAGGGCGTCGGCTTCGTGCTGGACATGCGCGAGCGCAAGCGCATGGAGGCGCGGCTGCGGCTGGCGGCGCGGGCCATCGAGGACAGCGGCAAGGCCATCGTCATCACCGATGCCGAAAACCGCGTGGTCTTCGCCAACCGCGCCTTCACCGAAATCACCGGCTACGCCCCCCACGAAGTCCTGGGCAAGAGCCAGCACCTGTTCAGCCCGAAAACCGAACATTCGCTGCGGGAAACCGGGCGCTGGGAAGGCGAGATCGTCGGGCGGCGCAAAAGCGGCGCAGCCTATCCCAAATGGTTGAGCATCAGCGCGGTGAAGGACGAACACGGCAGGGTCGGCCATTATGTCGCCATCTTCTCCGATATCACGGAACGCAAGGCGATGGAAAGCAAGATACTCCACCAAGCCCGCCACGACGCCCTGACCGGCCTGCCGAACCGCCTGCTGCTGGAAGAAGGGCTGGGATGCGGCATGGCCGAGGCGGAACGCCGCCATCTGGGCCTGGCAGTCCTGTTCCTCGATTTGGACGGCTTCAAAGCCGTCAACGACAGCTTCGGCCACCGGGTCGGCGACCTGTTGCTGCGGGCGGTGGCGGAACGGCTGCGGCGCGGCGTGCGGCATGACCACGACCTGGTGGGCCGCCTGGGCGGCGACGAATTCGTGGTCATCCTGAACGGCATCCATCATGTCCGCGAAGCCTTGGCCGTGGCCGAAGAATTGGTGGACGCCATCGCCACGCCCTACGATATCGAGGGCCGGACGCTCAGGATCGGTACCAGTATCGGCATCAGCGCCTACCCCCAAGATGGGCGCAGTCCGGCGGAATTGCTCGGCCACGCCGATAGCGCGATGTATCAGGCCAAAAAACAGGGCCGCAATACCTATAGGTGCTATAGCCCCGGTCCGAGGGTACTGAATTAA
- a CDS encoding FG-GAP repeat domain-containing protein, which produces METRKNHINKLLWALVAGIVIPDFGVGLYAGTLGFAAKVDYPTGLAPNRIAAGDFNRDGKLDLVTSNYNGNSVSVLLGMGNGTFNPHLDYPVGAFPNSVAVGDVNRDGKPDLAVTSGNVVSVLLGKGNGIFNPKVDYPIGSVNAVATAVAVADLGYDGKPDLIVTNFYGNVVCVLSGRGDGTFDTHVDYPTGAYPDAIAVGDLNRDGRPDIAIENEGDNTLGVLLNDGKGVFKPKATYPAGTFSQAAALGDFNRDGKLDVVTPSFRGNALSVLLGNGDGTLGAEVNYPTGQSPTGVAVADMDGDTKLDLVAANYYGNTVSVLKGLGNGAFQVKLDYATGRVPFSVVLGDWNGDGKLDVAVPSQLDNSVSVLMNKTAF; this is translated from the coding sequence ATGGAAACACGTAAAAACCATATCAATAAACTTTTGTGGGCTTTGGTCGCCGGGATAGTGATCCCCGATTTTGGTGTTGGATTGTATGCCGGTACCTTGGGGTTCGCCGCCAAGGTGGATTATCCCACCGGCTTGGCTCCCAACCGGATCGCCGCCGGGGATTTCAACCGGGATGGGAAGCTCGATTTGGTGACATCCAATTATAACGGCAATAGCGTGAGCGTATTGCTGGGCATGGGCAATGGTACTTTCAATCCCCATTTGGATTATCCGGTCGGGGCGTTTCCCAATAGCGTGGCGGTGGGGGATGTTAACCGTGACGGCAAACCCGACCTGGCGGTCACCAGCGGCAATGTCGTGAGCGTACTGCTGGGCAAGGGCAACGGTATCTTCAATCCCAAAGTCGATTACCCCATCGGTTCGGTGAACGCGGTGGCCACCGCCGTGGCGGTGGCGGATTTGGGCTACGATGGCAAACCCGACCTGATCGTGACGAATTTTTATGGAAATGTTGTTTGTGTTTTATCCGGTCGGGGGGATGGCACTTTCGATACCCATGTGGATTATCCCACTGGTGCCTATCCCGATGCGATTGCGGTGGGGGATTTGAATCGCGATGGCCGGCCCGATATAGCTATCGAGAACGAGGGCGACAACACGCTCGGCGTCTTGCTCAATGATGGCAAAGGAGTTTTTAAACCCAAGGCGACCTATCCGGCCGGCACGTTTTCGCAAGCGGCCGCGCTGGGGGATTTCAACCGGGATGGTAAGCTCGATGTGGTCACCCCGAGTTTCCGTGGCAATGCGCTGAGCGTTTTATTGGGAAATGGCGATGGAACTTTGGGCGCGGAAGTAAATTATCCTACCGGGCAATCGCCCACCGGGGTGGCGGTGGCGGATATGGATGGGGACACCAAGCTTGATCTGGTCGCCGCCAATTATTATGGGAATACCGTCAGCGTGTTGAAAGGTTTGGGGAATGGCGCTTTCCAAGTCAAACTGGATTATGCGACCGGGAGGGTTCCTTTCTCGGTGGTGTTGGGGGATTGGAATGGCGATGGCAAGCTGGATGTCGCTGTGCCGAGCCAACTGGATAATTCGGTCAGCGTGCTGATGAATAAAACAGCCTTTTAA
- a CDS encoding PAS domain-containing protein, producing MRFPKIFAHPSTYPPYPRAEQAPARKMYAVVALFTAIVLGSLGVNHFCAQALDSVRAYIAGEGLWSKGQKTAFIHLLRYLSSHDEADYQAFQQAIAIPLGDRQARLELDRPEPDPGRVRAGFLGGGNHPDDIEALVSFYQRYHAIGYMRQAVATWAEGDRHLLALLALAERLHREALDGIPPDADSLRELETLNQRLSTLEAAFSSTLGAASRWVNHLTQILTYASVALFLGLGLSLSLLIIRKVHRAERTLYDSEARFRHVVDSNMIGIVFWRRDGKILEANQAFLRMLGYDEADIHGLDGLSWQSITPEEYAGLDRDALPPTKRN from the coding sequence ATGCGATTTCCGAAAATCTTCGCCCATCCATCCACGTATCCGCCCTATCCACGGGCGGAACAGGCACCGGCCCGGAAAATGTACGCGGTGGTGGCCTTGTTCACGGCCATCGTCCTGGGTTCGCTGGGCGTGAACCATTTCTGCGCCCAGGCGCTCGATTCGGTCCGGGCCTATATCGCCGGGGAAGGCTTGTGGTCCAAGGGCCAGAAAACCGCCTTCATCCACCTCCTGCGCTACCTGTCCTCGCACGACGAAGCCGATTACCAAGCGTTCCAACAAGCCATCGCCATCCCCCTGGGCGACCGCCAGGCGCGGCTCGAATTGGACCGGCCCGAGCCGGACCCCGGCCGGGTCCGGGCCGGTTTCCTCGGCGGGGGCAACCATCCCGACGATATCGAGGCTTTGGTGTCGTTTTACCAGCGCTACCACGCCATCGGCTACATGCGCCAAGCCGTCGCCACCTGGGCCGAAGGCGACCGGCACCTCCTGGCCCTGCTCGCCCTGGCCGAACGCCTGCATCGCGAAGCCCTGGACGGCATCCCGCCCGACGCCGATAGCCTGCGCGAACTGGAAACCCTCAACCAACGGCTCTCGACCCTGGAAGCCGCTTTTTCCAGCACACTGGGGGCAGCCTCCCGCTGGGTCAACCACCTCACCCAAATCCTGACCTACGCCAGCGTGGCCCTGTTCCTCGGCCTGGGCCTGTCGCTCTCGCTGCTGATTATCCGCAAGGTCCACCGCGCCGAGCGGACCCTCTACGACAGCGAGGCCCGCTTCCGGCACGTCGTGGATTCCAACATGATCGGGATCGTGTTCTGGCGGCGGGATGGGAAAATCCTGGAGGCCAACCAAGCCTTCCTCAGGATGCTGGGCTATGACGAAGCGGATATCCACGGCCTGGACGGCCTGTCCTGGCAATCCATCACCCCCGAGGAATACGCCGGACTGGACCGGGACGCCCTCCCCCCTACGAAAAGGAATTGA
- a CDS encoding HlyD family type I secretion periplasmic adaptor subunit, with product MASTNQPPVEPAHPATAVDFLPDADEIERAPLPRVARLTLHVLFAVLVVFLAWAYFSEIERVVVAHGRLVTPLPNIVVQPLETAIIQSLDVRLGQVVRKGERLATLDPTFASADEAQLRVRLNSLDTETRRLQAELAGKLGPSPAAPVDADTQLQAELLDERRANYAAQITHFDESLARLQAAIETDRRDQKALAERIEPLREMETMQQSLVERQLGPKTGLLEARERRLEVERDMQLAINREQELRKELASTQAEKAAFEKGWRQKTMEELLAVTRERDSIKEQLQKADKRQKLVTLTSPSDAVVLEIAKLSQGSVARGAEALFTLVPLDAKLEAEVQIDSLDVGYVKPGDLAHLKLDAYPFQRHGTLEAKVRTLSEDAFRRDANAQADGLDAYYLSRIELGDTHLRRLPAHARLLPGMTLTAEIVVGKRSVMSYLLWPLTRALDESMREP from the coding sequence ATGGCATCAACAAACCAGCCACCTGTAGAACCGGCCCATCCGGCCACGGCGGTCGATTTCCTGCCCGACGCCGACGAAATCGAACGCGCCCCCTTGCCGCGGGTGGCCCGGTTGACCTTGCACGTCCTGTTCGCCGTCTTGGTGGTCTTCCTGGCCTGGGCTTATTTTTCCGAGATCGAGCGGGTGGTGGTGGCGCATGGGCGCTTGGTCACGCCCTTGCCCAATATCGTGGTCCAGCCCTTGGAAACCGCCATCATCCAGAGCCTGGATGTGCGCCTGGGCCAGGTGGTGCGGAAGGGCGAGCGGCTGGCGACCCTGGACCCGACCTTCGCCAGCGCCGACGAGGCGCAGTTGCGGGTGCGCCTCAACAGCCTGGACACCGAGACCCGCCGCCTCCAAGCCGAACTGGCCGGTAAGCTGGGTCCGTCGCCCGCGGCCCCGGTCGATGCCGATACCCAACTGCAGGCCGAACTCCTGGACGAGCGGCGGGCCAATTACGCGGCCCAGATCACCCATTTCGACGAAAGCCTCGCCCGCCTGCAAGCCGCCATCGAAACCGACCGCCGCGACCAAAAGGCCTTGGCCGAGCGCATCGAGCCGTTGCGGGAAATGGAAACCATGCAGCAAAGCCTGGTCGAACGCCAACTCGGTCCCAAGACCGGCTTGCTGGAAGCCCGCGAGCGGCGTTTGGAAGTGGAGCGCGATATGCAATTGGCGATCAACCGCGAGCAGGAACTACGCAAGGAACTGGCTTCGACCCAGGCGGAAAAGGCGGCGTTCGAGAAGGGTTGGCGGCAAAAGACCATGGAGGAGCTATTGGCGGTCACGCGGGAGCGCGATTCGATCAAGGAGCAATTGCAGAAGGCGGACAAGCGCCAGAAGCTGGTGACGCTCACATCGCCCTCCGACGCCGTGGTGCTGGAAATCGCCAAGCTCTCGCAAGGCTCGGTGGCGCGGGGGGCGGAAGCCTTGTTCACCCTGGTTCCGCTCGATGCCAAGCTGGAGGCCGAGGTCCAGATCGATTCCCTGGACGTGGGCTATGTCAAGCCCGGCGACCTCGCGCATCTCAAGCTCGACGCCTATCCTTTCCAGCGCCATGGCACGTTGGAGGCGAAGGTGCGGACCCTCAGCGAGGACGCCTTCCGCCGCGACGCCAATGCCCAGGCCGACGGCTTGGACGCCTATTACCTGAGCCGCATCGAACTGGGCGACACCCATTTGCGGCGCTTGCCCGCCCACGCCCGCCTGCTGCCCGGCATGACCCTCACGGCGGAAATCGTGGTGGGCAAGCGCTCGGTGATGTCCTATCTGCTGTGGCCCTTGACCCGCGCCCTGGATGAATCGATGCGCGAGCCGTGA
- the gmd gene encoding GDP-mannose 4,6-dehydratase has product MTKVALITGVTGQDGAYLAEFLLGKGYEVHGVKRRASLFNTERIDHLYQDPHVDHRRFILHYGDLTDSTNLIRIVQQVRPDEIYNLAAQSHVQVSFETPEYTADADGLGTLRLLEAIRILGLTDKTRFYQASTSELFGKVLETPQRETTPFYPRSPYAVAKLYAYWITVNYREAYGMYACNGILFNHESPLRGETFVTRKITRGLARIKAGMQERLHLGNLDARRDWGHARDYIEMQWLMLQQPAPDDYVIATGVQHTVREFVETAAEFLEMRLEWRGHGVEEKGYDADTGRCVVEIDPRYFRPAEVETLLGDPTKAREKLGWTPRIPYRQLVEEMVREDRKAAERDALCRREGYAIPERSEE; this is encoded by the coding sequence ATGACCAAAGTGGCGTTGATTACCGGCGTGACCGGCCAGGACGGGGCTTATCTCGCCGAATTCCTGCTCGGCAAGGGCTACGAGGTGCATGGGGTGAAGCGGCGGGCCTCGCTGTTCAACACCGAGCGCATCGACCACCTGTACCAGGACCCCCATGTCGATCACCGCCGTTTCATCCTGCATTACGGCGACCTGACCGATTCCACCAACCTGATCCGCATCGTCCAGCAGGTCCGGCCCGACGAAATCTACAACCTCGCGGCGCAAAGCCATGTGCAGGTGTCGTTCGAAACCCCGGAATACACGGCGGACGCCGACGGCCTGGGCACGCTGCGGCTGTTGGAAGCCATCCGCATCCTGGGATTGACGGACAAAACCCGGTTCTACCAAGCCTCCACCTCCGAGTTGTTCGGCAAGGTGCTGGAAACCCCGCAACGGGAAACCACGCCGTTCTATCCCCGCTCGCCCTACGCCGTCGCCAAGCTCTACGCCTATTGGATCACGGTCAATTACCGGGAAGCCTATGGGATGTATGCCTGTAATGGCATACTGTTCAATCATGAGTCACCCCTCCGCGGCGAAACCTTCGTCACCCGCAAAATCACCCGCGGCCTCGCCCGCATCAAGGCCGGGATGCAGGAGCGGCTGCACCTCGGCAACCTCGACGCCCGCCGCGATTGGGGCCACGCCCGCGACTACATCGAAATGCAATGGCTGATGCTGCAACAACCCGCGCCCGACGATTACGTCATCGCCACCGGCGTGCAGCACACGGTGCGCGAATTCGTCGAGACGGCGGCGGAGTTCTTGGAGATGCGGCTGGAATGGCGCGGCCACGGCGTCGAGGAAAAAGGCTACGACGCCGACACCGGGCGCTGCGTGGTCGAAATCGACCCGCGTTATTTCCGCCCCGCCGAAGTCGAAACCCTGTTGGGCGACCCGACCAAGGCGCGGGAAAAACTGGGCTGGACCCCACGCATCCCCTACCGCCAACTGGTCGAGGAAATGGTGCGGGAGGATAGGAAAGCCGCCGAGCGCGACGCCCTCTGCCGCCGCGAAGGCTATGCCATCCCCGAACGCAGCGAAGAATGA
- a CDS encoding peptidase domain-containing ABC transporter — protein sequence MPAAFPHTAVQCLTAIAQHHGLRVNPERLIDEYALGAEEPRPALLLRMAQDIGLKAKLQKLAWDGLLAQDGVFPLMARLNGGNMVIVVAVQPQEGGRVALIDPMAGKAEVILAPGGQFRERWSGEVVFLKRHHALNDPDQPFGLRWFVPEILRQKDAFRDIAIAALGMHVLGLATPIFFQLVVDKVLVHKSVSTLWVLAVGIALALLFDSVFGYLRQLLTLAATNKIDMRITRRAFGHLLSLPIDYFETAAAGVVVRHMQQLEIIRQFLTGQLFTTTLDLAALGIFMPILFAYSVKLAMIVLGFTAVIVATVGLLMPTFRRLLDALYRAEGSRQALLVETIHGMRTVKALAIEPAQRRAWDQLSALSIASHFKVGKLAIAGNALTDFLGKLLPVTVIVIGAQDVFDQTLTVGALIAFQMISGRVVAPLVQIVALVNQYQQTALSVRMLGEVMNRPPESRPGAGNLRPQLVGEIRFEDVTFRYPESTTAALDRAAFAIPAGKVVGIVGRSGSGKTTLTKLIQGLYAPQEGIIRFDGVDAREIDLAHLRRQIGVVLQENFLFRGTIRDNIAVARPDASFEEIVAASQAAGAEEFIERFPQGYDTLLEENASNLSGGQKQRLSIARALLTKPRILILDEAASALDPESEAIFIRNLSRIAVGRTVVMISHRLSTLVNAHAILVMQRGCLVDSGRHEELLTRCPTYQQLWHQQTSHL from the coding sequence ATGCCCGCCGCTTTTCCGCATACCGCCGTCCAGTGCCTCACCGCCATCGCCCAGCACCATGGACTCCGGGTCAACCCGGAGCGGCTGATCGACGAATACGCCCTGGGCGCGGAGGAGCCCCGGCCCGCTTTATTGCTCCGCATGGCCCAGGACATCGGACTCAAGGCCAAGCTGCAAAAACTCGCTTGGGACGGCTTGTTGGCGCAGGACGGGGTATTCCCGCTCATGGCCCGGTTGAACGGCGGCAATATGGTGATCGTGGTCGCGGTCCAGCCCCAGGAGGGCGGGCGGGTGGCCTTGATCGATCCCATGGCGGGCAAGGCCGAGGTCATCCTGGCTCCGGGCGGGCAGTTCCGCGAGCGCTGGAGCGGGGAGGTGGTGTTCCTCAAGCGCCATCACGCCCTGAACGACCCGGACCAGCCGTTCGGCCTGCGCTGGTTCGTGCCGGAAATCCTCCGCCAGAAGGACGCCTTCCGCGATATCGCCATCGCCGCCTTGGGCATGCATGTGCTGGGGCTGGCGACCCCGATCTTTTTCCAGTTGGTGGTGGACAAGGTCTTGGTCCACAAGAGCGTTTCCACCCTGTGGGTGCTGGCGGTGGGGATCGCCCTGGCGCTGCTGTTCGATTCGGTGTTCGGCTATCTGCGCCAATTGCTGACCCTGGCCGCCACCAACAAGATCGATATGCGGATCACCCGGCGGGCGTTCGGCCATTTGCTGTCCTTGCCCATCGATTATTTCGAGACGGCGGCGGCGGGCGTGGTGGTCCGCCATATGCAGCAATTGGAAATCATCCGCCAGTTCCTCACCGGCCAGTTGTTCACCACCACCCTCGACCTGGCCGCGCTGGGGATTTTCATGCCGATCCTGTTCGCCTATTCGGTCAAGCTGGCGATGATCGTGCTGGGTTTCACCGCGGTGATCGTCGCCACCGTGGGCTTGTTGATGCCGACCTTCCGCCGTTTGCTGGACGCGCTGTACCGGGCCGAGGGCAGCCGCCAAGCCTTGTTGGTCGAGACCATCCATGGCATGCGGACGGTCAAGGCGCTGGCCATCGAGCCGGCCCAGCGCCGGGCCTGGGACCAGTTGTCCGCGCTGTCGATCGCCTCGCATTTCAAGGTGGGCAAGCTCGCCATCGCCGGCAACGCCCTGACCGATTTCCTGGGGAAGCTGTTGCCGGTCACGGTCATCGTCATCGGCGCCCAGGACGTGTTCGACCAGACCCTCACGGTCGGCGCCTTGATCGCCTTCCAGATGATTTCCGGGCGGGTGGTCGCGCCCTTGGTGCAGATCGTGGCCCTGGTCAACCAATACCAGCAGACCGCCCTGTCGGTGCGGATGCTGGGCGAGGTGATGAACCGGCCCCCGGAAAGCCGTCCCGGCGCGGGCAACCTCAGGCCGCAGTTGGTCGGGGAAATCCGCTTCGAGGACGTGACGTTCCGCTACCCGGAATCGACCACCGCCGCCCTGGACCGTGCCGCGTTCGCCATCCCGGCGGGCAAGGTGGTGGGCATCGTCGGGCGCAGCGGTTCCGGGAAGACCACGTTGACCAAGCTGATCCAGGGTTTGTACGCGCCGCAGGAGGGCATCATCCGTTTCGACGGCGTGGACGCGCGCGAGATCGATCTGGCCCATCTGCGCCGCCAGATCGGGGTGGTCTTGCAGGAGAATTTCCTGTTCCGCGGCACCATCCGCGACAACATCGCCGTGGCCCGGCCCGACGCCAGTTTCGAGGAGATCGTCGCGGCCAGCCAGGCGGCGGGGGCGGAGGAATTCATCGAGCGCTTCCCGCAGGGCTACGACACCTTATTGGAGGAGAACGCCTCGAACCTGAGCGGCGGCCAGAAACAGCGCCTGTCCATCGCCCGCGCCCTGCTCACCAAGCCGCGCATCCTGATCCTCGACGAGGCCGCCAGCGCCCTCGACCCCGAAAGCGAGGCTATTTTTATCCGCAACCTGTCGCGCATCGCCGTGGGCCGCACCGTCGTCATGATTTCCCATCGCCTGTCCACCCTGGTCAACGCCCATGCCATCCTGGTGATGCAGCGGGGCTGCTTGGTCGATAGCGGCCGCCACGAAGAATTGCTGACCCGTTGCCCCACCTATCAACAGCTATGGCATCAACAAACCAGCCACCTGTAG
- a CDS encoding tetratricopeptide repeat protein, whose protein sequence is MATQNGKLVQAITLQNRGDWAEAARLFREILADEPGNGAALYSLAVIALNQGNPAEGLAYCERGTRAAPHFAPLWFAQGSLLQTLGRRQEALASYDQALAIQPDYVEALVNSGALLRDLLRHQDALARFDRALALQPDYLPALANSAILLTEFKQGEQAIARFERLLQLNPGYDYGPGLLLYEKMHCADWNGFESARAAIVEGIRAGRKVCKSLAFMALSDSASDQFLCARLFAHYYCPPPGPPLWRGERYAHDRIRLAYVSPDLREHPVGHLMAGVFEHHDKSRFETLAISLGPDDGSRLRGRMVQAFDHFIDARALGARQIAEKMRDMEVDIAVDLAGYTSDARIEIFAQRPAPVQVNFLGYPGTLGVGFMDYILADRHVIPPEHQPFYSERVTYLPDCYLPTDASIAIGPTPTRADCGLPDTGRVFCSFSQDYKISPPLWAVWMRVLAQVPDSVLWLASRGDTNRRNLQAAAQAQGIDPGRLVFAGRVPRVEDHLARYRLADLFLDTWPYNAHSTAADALMAGLPVVTYMGGAFPARVAGSLLHAIGMPELIATSLDGYADLIIELAHAPARIAGLKERLRTERSHWPLFDTAAFCRNLELAYASMLSQGY, encoded by the coding sequence TTGGCAACGCAAAACGGGAAACTGGTACAGGCCATAACGCTACAGAACCGGGGCGACTGGGCCGAGGCGGCCCGGTTGTTCCGGGAAATCCTGGCGGACGAGCCCGGCAACGGGGCCGCCCTCTATTCCCTGGCGGTGATCGCGCTGAACCAAGGGAATCCGGCGGAAGGTTTGGCCTATTGCGAGCGGGGCACGCGGGCGGCCCCGCATTTCGCCCCGCTCTGGTTCGCGCAGGGTTCGTTGCTGCAAACCCTGGGACGGCGGCAGGAAGCCCTGGCGAGCTACGACCAAGCCCTGGCAATCCAGCCCGATTATGTGGAGGCGCTGGTCAACAGCGGTGCCCTACTGCGGGATTTGCTCCGCCACCAGGACGCCCTGGCCCGCTTCGACCGGGCGCTGGCGCTGCAACCCGACTATCTCCCGGCCCTCGCCAATAGCGCCATCCTCTTGACCGAATTCAAGCAAGGGGAACAAGCCATCGCCCGTTTCGAGCGGCTGTTGCAACTCAATCCCGGCTACGACTACGGGCCGGGACTGTTGCTGTATGAAAAGATGCACTGCGCCGATTGGAACGGCTTCGAGTCCGCCCGCGCCGCCATCGTCGAGGGCATCCGGGCCGGGCGGAAGGTGTGCAAATCCCTGGCCTTCATGGCCTTGTCGGATAGCGCCAGCGACCAATTCCTCTGCGCCCGTTTGTTCGCCCATTACTATTGCCCGCCGCCCGGTCCACCCCTCTGGCGCGGCGAGCGCTATGCCCACGACCGCATCCGGCTGGCCTATGTGTCGCCGGATTTGCGCGAGCATCCGGTCGGGCACCTGATGGCCGGGGTGTTCGAGCATCACGACAAAAGCCGGTTCGAGACCCTCGCCATTTCGCTGGGACCGGACGACGGCAGCCGTTTGCGCGGACGCATGGTGCAAGCCTTCGACCATTTCATCGACGCCCGCGCCCTGGGCGCCCGCCAGATCGCCGAGAAGATGCGGGACATGGAAGTGGATATCGCGGTCGATCTGGCCGGCTACACCTCGGATGCGCGCATCGAAATCTTCGCCCAGCGCCCGGCCCCGGTGCAGGTGAATTTCCTGGGCTATCCCGGCACCTTGGGCGTTGGCTTCATGGATTACATCCTGGCCGACCGCCACGTCATCCCGCCCGAACACCAGCCGTTCTACAGCGAGCGGGTGACCTATCTGCCGGATTGCTATCTGCCGACCGATGCTTCCATCGCAATCGGCCCGACCCCGACCCGCGCCGACTGTGGCCTGCCGGACACGGGGCGGGTGTTCTGCTCGTTCAGCCAGGACTACAAAATCTCGCCGCCGCTGTGGGCGGTGTGGATGCGGGTCTTGGCGCAGGTGCCGGACAGCGTGCTATGGCTGGCTTCGCGCGGCGACACCAACCGCCGCAACCTGCAAGCCGCCGCCCAAGCCCAGGGTATCGACCCCGGACGCCTGGTCTTCGCCGGACGGGTGCCCAGGGTCGAGGACCATCTGGCCCGCTACCGCCTCGCCGATTTGTTCCTCGACACCTGGCCTTATAACGCCCATAGCACGGCGGCGGACGCGCTCATGGCCGGTTTGCCGGTGGTGACCTATATGGGCGGGGCGTTCCCGGCACGGGTGGCCGGGAGCCTGTTGCACGCCATCGGGATGCCCGAATTGATCGCCACCTCCCTCGACGGCTATGCCGATCTGATTATCGAACTGGCCCATGCCCCCGCCCGCATCGCCGGCCTGAAGGAACGCTTACGCACGGAACGGAGCCATTGGCCCTTGTTCGATACCGCGGCTTTTTGCCGAAATCTGGAATTGGCCTATGCTTCCATGCTAAGCCAGGGCTATTAA
- a CDS encoding GDP-L-fucose synthase family protein — MDNLDRKIFVAGHRGLVGSAVLRCLERRGYHNLLTRARGEVDLTDYRAVAALFQQEKPEVVIDAAAKVGGILANDSYPADFIRDNLFIQNHLIDCAYRAGVRKFVFLGSSCIYPKAAPQPMREEHLLTGALEPTNEWYAVAKIAGIKMCQAYRRQYGFDAISLMPTNLYGPGDYFDLEKSHVLPALLRKFHEAKQRGDAAVTVWGSGTPRREFLYVDDLAEAVVFLMENYSDPGIVNIGTGEDLSIRELAGMIRAEVGFAGELRFDASKPDGTPRKLLDVSRLSALGWRAATPLAEGIRKTYRWYLGHAADLRV; from the coding sequence ATGGACAACCTGGATCGGAAGATTTTCGTGGCGGGCCACCGGGGCTTGGTGGGGTCGGCGGTGCTGCGCTGCTTGGAACGGCGGGGCTATCACAACCTGCTCACCCGCGCCCGCGGCGAAGTGGACCTGACCGATTACCGCGCCGTCGCGGCCTTGTTCCAGCAGGAAAAACCCGAGGTGGTGATCGACGCCGCCGCCAAGGTCGGGGGCATCCTCGCCAACGACAGCTATCCCGCCGACTTCATCCGCGACAACCTCTTCATCCAGAACCACCTGATCGATTGCGCCTACCGGGCCGGGGTGCGCAAGTTCGTGTTCCTGGGTTCGTCCTGCATCTACCCCAAGGCCGCGCCCCAGCCCATGCGCGAGGAACACCTGCTCACGGGGGCGCTGGAACCCACCAACGAGTGGTACGCCGTCGCCAAGATCGCCGGTATAAAAATGTGCCAAGCCTACCGGCGGCAATATGGCTTCGACGCCATCAGCCTGATGCCCACCAACCTCTACGGGCCGGGCGATTATTTCGACCTGGAGAAATCCCACGTCCTGCCGGCCTTGCTGCGCAAGTTCCACGAGGCCAAGCAGCGCGGCGACGCCGCCGTCACGGTCTGGGGCAGCGGCACGCCCCGGCGGGAATTCCTCTACGTGGACGACCTGGCCGAGGCCGTGGTGTTCTTGATGGAAAATTACTCGGACCCAGGGATCGTCAATATCGGGACCGGCGAGGATTTATCGATCCGCGAACTGGCCGGAATGATCCGGGCCGAGGTGGGGTTCGCGGGCGAACTGCGCTTCGACGCCAGCAAGCCCGATGGCACGCCCAGGAAATTGCTCGATGTGTCGCGCTTGTCGGCGCTGGGCTGGCGGGCGGCGACGCCGCTGGCCGAGGGCATCCGCAAAACCTACCGTTGGTATTTGGGTCACGCGGCGGACTTGCGGGTTTGA